The following proteins come from a genomic window of Miscanthus floridulus cultivar M001 chromosome 2, ASM1932011v1, whole genome shotgun sequence:
- the LOC136538653 gene encoding presenilin-like protein At2g29900, translating to MADAAAAAAVPGDAPAGTTVLDSLGEDITRIVYPVSACMLLVVLLVSLLSSPSSPSPLSASIAAATGGVSGGGDDDIPTALITAITFVVAVTAATFLLALLFYLRCTPCLRAYLGFSALAVLLVLGGQVALLLLSRLRFPLDAVSFALLLPNAAGALALAALAPASVPIALHQAALVAIAVLTAFWFTLLPEWTTWALLVAMAIYDLAAVLLPGGPLRVLLELAIQRNEEIPALVYEARPVDPRHGRNWRLWREGTQPGADLDASSTVEVIGEVLGRNLDANSGNSSSSHDNEADGDVSNSRPRVTLVAAFSSSDSTVAQAGEVSALPEHRVAVAEMSVPLIQPRPQRSGEEAVEDEDGIGLSSSGAIKLGLGDFIFYSVLVGRAAMYDYMTVYACYLAIIAGLGITLLLLAFFRKALPALPVSIALGVVFYVLTRTLLEEFVVQCSTNLLMF from the coding sequence ATGGcagacgccgccgccgcggccgccgtgcCCGGCGATGCCCCCGCCGGCACCACCGTGCTGGACTCGCTCGGCGAGGACATCACCCGCATCGTCTACCCCGTCTCCGCCTGCatgctcctcgtcgtcctcctggtctccctcctctcctcgccCTCCTCCCCCTCGCCCCTCTCCGCCTCCATCGCAGCCGCCACCGGCGGCGTCTCCGGAGGAGGGGACGACGACATACCCACCGCGCTCATCACCGCCATCACCTTCGTCGTCGCCGTCACGGCCGCCACCTTCCTGCTCGCGCTCCTCTTCTACCTCCGCTGCACGCCCTGCCTCCGCGCCTACCTCGGCTTCTCCGCGCTGGCCGTCCTCCTCGTCCTTGGCGGCCAGgtcgcgctcctcctcctctcccgccTCCGCTTCCCGCTCGACGCCGTCTCCTTCGCGCTCCTCCTGCCCAACGCCGCGGGGGCGCTCGCGCTCGCCGCTCTGGCCCCGGCCTCCGTCCCCATCGCGCTCCACCAGGCCGCGCTCGTCGCCATCGCCGTGCTCACCGCCTTCTGGTTCACGCTGCTGCCCGAGTGGACCACCTGGGCGCTGCTCGTCGCCATGGCCATCTACGACCTCGCGGCCGTGCTGCTCCCTGGTGGCCCTTTGAGGGTGCTGCTTGAGCTCGCCATACAGAGGAACGAGGAGATACCGGCCTTGGTCTACGAGGCCAGGCCGGTGGATCCCCGCCATGGCCGGAATTGGCGCTTGTGGAGGGAAGGGACGCAACCTGGTGCAGATTTGGATGCCAGCTCCACGGTTGAGGTGATTGGGGAGGTATTGGGGAGGAATCTTGATGCCAACTCTGGAAACAGTTCATCATCCCATGATAATGAAGCTGACGGTGATGTTAGTAACTCAAGGCCCAGGGTGACATTGGTGGCTGCTTTCAGCTCCTCTGATTCTACTGTTGCACAAGCCGGGGAGGTTTCAGCATTACCAGAGCATAGAGTGGCTGTTGCTGAAATGAGTGTACCTTTGATCCAGCCACGCCCACAAAGATCTGGGGAAGAGGCGGTGGAAGATGAAGATGGCATTGGGTTGAGCTCATCTGGGGCGATCAAGCTCGGGTTGGGGGACTTCATATTCTACAGCGTTTTGGTCGGTAGGGCAGCGATGTATGACTACATGACAGTGTATGCCTGCTACCTTGCCATCATTGCAGGGCTTGGCATCACTCTGCTCCTGCTGGCGTTCTTCCGCAAGGCATTGCCTGCCCTACCAGTGTCCATCGCCCTCGGCGTTGTGTTTTATGTGCTCACAAGAACACTGCTTGAGGAATTTGTTGTGCAGTGCTCCACAAATCTTTTGATGTTTTAA